Part of the Gemmatimonadota bacterium genome is shown below.
GCGGAGGGCTTGCGCAATCGCGGGCAGCGCTGCGCCATCCTTGGCAACCGGCCTCCAGCGCACGATCGTAGCGTCTCCACTCTTCGACGGCGCACCAACCTCGCGCGCGGTGAGCGAGACTGTCGGTGTCGGAGTCTGGGTGCTGAGGTTGAGAAGTCGAAATCTCGCTACGCGACCGACGTGTAGCACGACCGTGTCAGGATTGGCCTCTCCGTTGATCTCGAGCGGGTGTGCGGGATTGAATCGCTGACCTTTGAGAAAAAAGACATGATCATCCGGCGATGCAGCCGCGCCAGGATCCCGCACGATCAGCGCGCCCTCGAGGCCGGCCGCCTGTTGTCGCAGGTCGTCCATGTGTGCGTGATACATGAACGTGCCCGAGCGCGGTGGTGTGAACCGTGCCTCGAATGAATCGCCAGGTGCGATTTCAGGTGCCAACCGCTTGCCGTCCCCGCTGAATCCCGGCACACCATCCACGTAACTGTCCTCGACTTCAATTCCATGCCAGTGCACGCTCGTCGGCTCGGCCAGGTGATTCACGATCATGATCGAGACCGGCTCGCCACGCGTGAGATCGAGTTCCGGACTGAAGTCCCTGCCAGTGTCGATGCGACGACCGTGCTCCTCGAGCATGAACCGCATCGCCGGCAGCGTGTCCGAGCGGCCAGCGTGGTGCACCGACGAATCAGCGATTGCGATCAGGCGTAGATGCCGCGTGGCATTGGGCTCGCGGACGGCAACCATGCCTGGTCGCGAGGCGACCTCGACTCCGAGCACGAGCCCTGCCATTCCCCGCATCTGCGGGTCTTCCGTGTCGGCCGGGATGGAATTGTTCGGTTCCGTGTGAAAGGCGAAGTGGCAGTGGAAGAGCCAGTTGCCCGGCCGGTCCGGCGACCAGGTGATCGACATGGCCGATAATGGCGACATCAACTGGGTAACGACGTGTTGTCCTGGCTGCGGCCTGCCCTGGTAGTCGGCCAGCGGGCCTGAGAATGCATCGACGCGGTAATAGAACCCGTGGAGGTGCATCGGATGTATCTCGCTGGACGCGTTGATGACTCGCCAGTGCACCGAATCACCCACAGTCGCGTGTATCCGATCCGTGTTCGGCCACGAGCGACCGTTGATGGTGAATACCACGCGCCCAGCTTCCGTCGGTGCCACCGCGATCGGTGCGTGCGCGGTGTCTTCATACGCCGCGAACGCGGAGTCGAGCGTCTGCATGATCACGAACACACGGTCATGCGCCGGCTCGCTCTTCGACGCCGTGTCGATCACTATCGCGCCGGCGAGAAGTCCTTCCATCAGTGCCTTTTTGCTCGAACCGCGCGCGGTCGTCGCGCGATACCCGTAGTTGCCGGGGACGGTGGCATTCGTCGTAACCGTTTTCGTGTCGCCAGCGGGAACGACGACGGAGTCGTCAGCGCCGGTCCGGTCCGGGCCACCCCTGAGCGCCGCGGGCACCAGGAACGTGAGCGGGGTTCCAAGCGAGTTGCGGATCGAGAACCGGAGCTGCGTACCACGCGGTACGCGTATGAACGGTCCGGGCATGAGCGGCGCCTTTCCCGGTTCGGCGAAGGCCGCGATCCGCATCGGCGGACGGTGTGGACCGTCGATGAGAAAAGCGCTCTCTTTCGCCTCGAGCGTGACCGCGAGCACGCCATCGTGCAGCACGCCGGCGCGCTCGATGTTCGAATTCGCCTGAACGAGCGGTGCGGGCGCGGACGACGTCGGTGCGCGAGCAGTGAGGACGGACCCCACGATCCCCGCCAGCGCGAAGACTGATTGCATGTGCGATGGTGCCCGCGCAACTTCCCTGATCCGCGCTGTCCAGGCTGCGGTCGATACCGAGCCCGTGCCCAGCGCCAGAACGCACATCACCGACTTGCTCAGCATCACCGTCCTCCCGAAAGAGCGACCGCATCGCCGTGCCTTGCGTCGTGCAACGTGGAGCGAATGTATGAGCGTCCGTTGGCCGTGGCAAGCTACGCCTGGCGAGCGGTCGACACGCAGTGTCCGCCAGCGCACATGGACCCGGGCACCCGTATATTCTGCAACGAACCCGTTCTCCAGTACCAAGCCCACAGCCACCACGGTCTCGATGCGACTCATTTCCCTTCCCCTCGTCGTCTCACTCGCCGCGATCGCAGCCGTTCCTGCGACACCGACCACAATCGCGCCGTCCGGCGACATACTGGGCTTCACGCCAGCGTCGTCGCGCGCCGAGCAGGAATGGGAGACGAAGTTCCGCGCACTGCCAAGTCCGGCGCGAATGCGAGCCGACATGAAGCGCCTGACCGCATATCCGCATCACGTCGGCTCGCCGTATGATAAGAACAACGCCGAGTGGCTGCTGAAACAGTTCCAGGATGCCGGATGGGATGCACACATCGAACAGTTCGACGTGCTCTTTCCGACCCCGAAGGAACGCAAACTGGAGATGATCTCGCCGACACGTTTCGTCGCGAAGCTCGCGGAGCCACCGGTGCCCGGCGATCCAACTTCATCCCAGACGTCGCAACAACTTCCGCCCTACAACGCCTACTCGATCGATGGTGACGTCACGGGTCCGCTAGTGTACGTCAACTACGGGCTCCCGTCGGACTACGATGAGCTCGCGCGACGCGGAATCTCCGTGAAAGGTGCAATAGTCATCGCGCGCTACGGCAGATCATGGCGCGGAGTCAAACCCAAGATCGCCGGTGAGCATGGCGCCGTTGGCTGCATCATCTATTCGGATCCCGCGGATGATGGATACACTCAGGACGATACCTTCCCGGTCGGACCGGCTCGCGCTCCCTACAGCGTCCAACGCGGCAGCGTGATGGAGATGACTCTCTACCAGGGAGATCCGTTGACTCCGGGAGTCGGGGCGACCAAAGATGCAAAGCGTCTGGCGCTCAAGGATGTAAAGGTATTTACCAAAATCCCCGTACTTCCCATCGGGTACGCCGACGCCAAACCGCTGCTCTCTGCAATCACCGGCGACGTTGCACCGCGCGACTGGCGTGGTGCGCTGCCAATCACGTACAAGATCGGGCCCGGCCGCGCGCGCGTTCATCTCGTGGTGAAGTCCAACTGGGACATCAAGCCGGTTTACGATGTCATCGGACGACTCACGGGCAGCACGCAACCAGATCAGCTGGTGATCCGTGCCAATCACCACGATGCATGGGTCAACGGCGCGGACGATCCGGTCGCAGGTCTCGTCGCAGAGCTCGAAGAGATGCGCGCACTCGGCGCTCTCAAGAAACAGGGATGGAATCCAAAGCGCACCATCATCTACGCCGCCTGGGACGGTGAGGAGCCCGCAGTACTCGGCTCGGCCGAATGGGCGGAGACGCATGCGGCAGATCTGAGCGAGCATGCAGTTGCATATCTCAACAGCGACAACAGCGGCCGCGGATATCTGAGCGTCAGTGGGTCGCACATACTCGAGAAGTTCATCAATGGTGTAGCGCGCGACGTGATTGATCCCGAAACCGGCGCGACACTCGAGCGCAGGATGCGTGCGGCAGAAGTGATGCGCGCCCCTGCTGCGCGGCGCGACGCCACCCGCAAGCGCGCAGATCTTCCCATCGGCGCGCTCGGCTCCGGCTCCGATTATACGACGTTCCTGCAGCATCTCGGCATTCCATCGATGGACCTGGGCTTTTACGGCGAGGGCGGGCGCGGCTCGTATCACTCCGCGTACGATGACTTCTACTGGTACACGCACTTCTCCGATACCAGTTTCGTGTACGGACGCGCGCTTGCGCAGACCACCGGGATGGCGGTGATGCGGCTGGCCGACGCGGATGTGATTCCGTACGACTATACGGACCTCGCGGAAACCGTGCAGGGTTACGTAGGCGAGCTGAAGCGGCTGGCGAGCGGCATGGCCGCCGACGCGGTGGAGCACAACCGGGAAGTGCGCGACAGCACTTTCATTCTCACGACAGATCCGCGCAATCCAATGGTCGCGCCGACCGTCGAACCCGACGTTCCAAAGCTCGACTTCTCGGCACTCGACAGCGCCACCGCGGCACTGACGCGCGCAGCAGCCGCATACAACACGACGTTCACGCACGCACTCGACGCGGCAACCACGTCGGAGAACTTCGCCGCGCTCAACACTCAGTTGATAAAGAGCGAGCACATGCTGACGTCCGATGCCGGACTACCCGGCCGACCATGGTTCAAGCACCTGCTCTACGCACCCGGAGTGAACACGGGTTACGGAGTGAAGACCATCCCAGGCGTCCGCGAAGCAATCGAAGCGAAGAACTGGACGCTCGCAACCAGCGAAATGGCGCGCGTGTCAGCCGCATTGAACGCCGAAGCCGCGCTGGTGACCAAGGCCACCGCCGAATTGCGTCGATAACGCCCCCGCGCAAGAACATCCGCGCCCCGCGCTATCGACGCACCCGATTGGTGGTCATGCGTAGGGCGCGGATGTATCCGCGCCTGCCCATTTACGCGCGATCGAATTCGGATCACCGCGACGTATGCGCGCCCGCCCCATTTACGCGCGATCGAATCCGGATGATCGCGCCGTCAACGCGACGTACCCGCGCGCGCCGATTTACGGATTATCCAATCCGGATCGGCACACCGTTCACGCCGCCACGGGCCGGCGCGCGAACAGATTCATGATCCCGCCGACAACGCCCACCACGAGCGCCGCCCACGCCAGCGTCGGCGTCGCGAGATATCCGAGTCCCAGCGCCGCATCGAGCGAGTACTGACCCGGCCCGGTCAGCAACAAGCCGGCTGCGACCACGCCATAGAGCAACGGCACTTCGATGCCGCCGTTCGCCGCGAACACGCCGTTCTTGAGATGCATGCTCACCGCGGCGACGATCATTACCGAGATAATGAGCGCCGGACCGACCGGTCCGAGAAACCCGAGCGCGAGCAGAATTCCGCTGGTGACTTCAGTCGCCGAAGCAAGCGTCGCGAAGAACCGGCCCGGGCGAAAGCCGAGTGAATCGAAGAAACCCGCCGTTCCGGCGAGTCCATGCCCGCCGAACCAGCCGAACAGCTTCTGGCTGCCGTGCGCCGCCATCAGCAGCCCGAACACGACCCGCACGATCAGTAATCCAATGCTGGCTGTCGCGACATCGATGAATGGTGTTGTCATTTGAGTAGTTGGTAAATGTGGTTGAACGACTTTCGGAAATGCGTGGTATGACACTAACTGTTATAACATCTATTATTGCAAAAAAAATCAGGCCGGCTCTCTTATCTCCGCGAGCGTGCTGACCAGCGACGCCACCGCGCGCGGGTCCAGATGCCTGCACCGCTTGCGCTCGATCAATTCGAGGTCGGGAGTCGCCTGCGTGAGCAGACGACGACCCTTCGGCGTGATCCGCGCCGTGACGTGCCGCCGGTCAACCGCATCACGCACCCGGCTCACCAGCTCCATGTCATCCATCCTGTCCAGCAGGCGCGAGACGTCGGGCACCTTCGAGATCAGCCGCTCGGCTATCTCCCGGCCGCACAAGCCGTCCTTGCCCGCACCCTGAAGGATGCGAAGAACGTTGTACTGCGTGTGCGTTATCCCGTGCGGCCTGAGCGCCTCGTTCTGCTCATGCTCGAGCACGGTCGCGGTCCGCAGGATGGACAGAAGAGCCTCGGCCGTCCTGGATGGAAACGGCTTGGTCTGACGGATCTCCTCCTGCAGCGTGCGAGTCATGACACATAATACGTGTTATAACATGCATTGTCAATACCAGCGTCTGTCGGACACCGTACAGATGACGGTACTGGCAGACCCAGCCTCATGCCTGTATATCCACGTGATTCTTACAACCCGCTTGCGTAGCAGTCCGTACTCCTTGTGTCGCAGCACTGCCACGGCGTTGCCCGATGCGCTGCGTCGGGCCTGCATCAAGCCTGTGTCAACCCTGCGTCGACCGCTGCACCGGCGGATTCTTCCACTTACCCGCACGACAATGCACATCAGAAGCGCCCACTTCCCCACCATCTCCCGCACCGGCTACCGCACTCAGCTCGGCGTCGCCCTCGCGGCGGCCGCCATCGCTGCCGCGCCGGCAATCCACGCGCAGCAGCGCACGCTCACCACGGCGGACTACGACCGCGCCGTGAAGATGCTCGCGCCCAATCTCAATCCGCTCGTGAACGGCGGCTCGGTGCGCGCCACCTGGTTGCCGGGCGATCGGTTCTACTATCAGAACACCACTCCGACGGGCGCCGAATGGGTGATCGTCGACCCCGCAAGGAAGACCAGCACTCCGCTCTTCAAGGCTCCGGAAGTTGCACAGGCGCTGACGAAGGCTGGCGCTGGCACGATCGATCCGCGCAACATACCAGCGCAACGCGCCGAGCTGTCTGCGGATGGAAAGCATGTCGTGCTCGACATCGGGCGGCGACGCTGGAGCTGCGACGTGGGAGGCGGCACCTGCAACGCTGTGAACGACACCACGCCGCGCCCCGGTCCATTCGGGCCACCGCCGGGAATGTCTCCAGACGGAAAGAAGGTCGCGTTCATCCGCGACTGGAATCTCTGGGTCCGCGACGTCGCGACGGGACAGGAAAAGCAGCTGACTACCGATGGCACCGAGAATTTCGGCTACGCCACCGACAACGCAGGCTGGGTGCACAGCGATCGCCCGATCGTGCTCTGGTCGCCCGACTCGAAGAAGATCGCAACACAGCAGCAGGACGACCGTCACGTCGGCGACATGTATCTCATCGATACGCGCGTCGGTCACTCGCATCTGGAGCACTGGAAGGGTGCGTATCCGGGCGACAGCGTGATCTCGATGATCTCGCGCGTGGTAATCGACGTGGACAACGCGAAAGTGATTCGTCTCCAGGATGCGCCGGCCTATCACCGCGCCATGCTCGGCGACAACATAAACATGGCCGATCTCATCTGGAGTCCCGATGGATCGCAGCTCGCGTACGTGAACACGTCGCGCGACCACAAGCATGAAACGGTGAAGCTCGCCGACGCGAACACCGGCGCGGTCCACACACTGTTCGAGGAAAGCTCGCCGACCCAGTTCGAGTCGATCGCCGGATGGCGCATCATCTGGCCGGCGCACCAGATCATATGGTCGTCCGAGCGCGACAACTGGGCACAGTTGTATCTGTACGATCTCAATACGGGCAAGCTCATAAACAAGATCACGACCGGCGAAGGTCCCGTGACGCAGATCGCGCACGTCGACGAGAAGGGCCGCTCGCTCATCGTCGGTGCGCTGGGTCGCAATCCATCCGAAGATCCCTACTTCAAGCACTACTATCGCGTGGGGCTGGACGGAAAGGGATGGAAGGAGCTGACGCCTGAAAGTGGCGACCACACGATCCAGGTGTCGTCAGACGGGCGCTACTTCGTCGATACGTACTCGAAGCCCGACGTTCCGCCAACCGTAGTGCTGCGTGATGCCACGGGCCGCGTCGTGATGCAGCTCGGACACATGGACATCTCGAAGCTCGTCGCGAGCGGATGGAAGCCGCCGATTCCGTTCACGGTAACGGCGCACGACGGCAAGACCAAACTGTACGGTCTGATGTTCCGTCCCACCAACTTCGATTCGACCAGGAAATATCCCATCATCAACAACCCGTATCCGGGACCGCAGTCAGGCAGCGTGGGATCGCGCAGCTTCTCGCCCGCGCGCGGCGACCGTCAGGCGCTCGCGGAGCTTGGCTTCGTCGTGATCACTGTCGATGGAATGGGAACGCCGGACAGATCGAAGAGCTTCCACGACGCGTACTACGGCGCAATGGGGCGTGACAACACGCTTCCCGATCAGGTCGCGGCGATGAAGGAGCTTGCGTCACGTTATTCGTGGATCGACATCGATCGTGCGGGGATCTACGGACACTCGGGTGGCGGCTTCGCCACCGCCGACGCGATGTTCCGCTATCCGGATTTCTTCAAGGTCGGGATCTCCGAGTCGGGCAATCACGATCAGCGTAATTACGAAGACGATTGGGGTGAGCGTTATCAGGGGCTGTTGGTGAAGAACGCCGACGGCACCGACAACTACACCCAGGAAGCGAACGAGAGTGTCGCGAAGAACCTCAAGGGACATCTGCTGCTCGCGCACGGATCGATGGACGACAACGTTCCACCGTCCAACACCATGCTCGTAGTGGATGCGCTCATCAAGGCGAACAAGGACTTCGACGAGATAATCATCCCGAACGTGCATCACGGTTACGGTGCGGCGTCGGATTACATGATGCGCCGTCGCTGGGATTACTTCGTGCGCTATCTGATGGGCGCGGAGCCGCCGAAGGAATACGAGATAGCCACGCCGGCGGCGGGCGCGGCGCGCAGGAGGTAGAGAAGAGCCGTCATTCCGCCTGGGCCAGCACCCCCCCGCGCACGGGGGGGTGCTGGCCCAGGCGGCAATCTGCCGGCATTCTGCGACCGGCCAACCTGCCTGGCGGATGGAAGTCCTCACGGTCCTGGCGGCCAGCCCTTATTTTCCAGAACAGGCAACATGGGCCCGTCTTGTGCGGTATAGGGAGAAATCGGGCCGCCGCGTGAGGTCATCACCGCGGAGAGGCTGGCGTACCTTGCGGCGAGGTAGTGCGATCCGATAGTGGACCCCAGGATCGGGTTCATTGGATTGCAGGTGGCGCTGGCTGGCACGCAGCCGGCGAAGTCCGGGTTCTGATTTCCACTACTGCTCAGATGGACATCGCACTGGTAATAGTAGCTCTCCTGCTCTTCGTCGTCGGACCGGTGGTCGTGGTGAACCGCGACCTTCTATTCAACCGCTCCGCCACGAAGCGCAGGCAGTATACCGAGCCGCCGCTCCCATTTTTGATAATTCCGACCTCGCCGGACTCGTCCGACATCCAGCCTGCTGGTACCGTTCCGTGGCGAGCCCGTGCCCCGATGCGTCCCTCCGTCGAAGAAACGGCTGAAGTGGACGAAGAGCCTTTCGAACGATCGTTCGACAGGCACGCGGATTACTCGGAGGTGGCCGATAACACGGCCAGCGGACGGCGCCAGACGCCTTCGGTCGACCTTCCCGTAGAGCCGATTCGCGTCGCGCCGCTGGCCGACGTTCGGGGTGGCATCGAAGAAGCCGATGACATGGACGAGCCGTCGCCCGACGCCACTGTCGTCTTTCACCGGCCGATGGACGAGGCTGTGCAGATCCTGCCCGGCCGGCTCCACGTCCTGTCCGGCGAGGCGGCCGGAAAGGATTTTCGGCTGGTGAGCAGGATCGGTGAGGCGCCACACATCGTGGTAGGACGCGAGACGGGTCCGCCGTACCGGCACATCACGCTCGAGGCACCCACGGTCAGCCGTCGCCATGCGCGCATCGATTTCGTGGATGGGCACTGGACCATCACGAACCTGTCCAAGACCAATCCTGTGCTCGTGAACAATCGTGCCCTCCTCAACGGTGGCACCGCGCGGAAACTATCCAACGGTGACTGCATCGAGCTGGGTGAAGTGGCGCTGCGCTTCCTCGCGAGCTGACAGTCACGCACGATGGACATGACGTTCCCGGATAGCCTGGCGCAGTCCGCGCTGAATCCACCGCCGGATCTTGCTGGTGCCGCTCCGTTCAGCGATTCGTACGAGCTGATTCGTGAGATCGGTCGCGGCGGCATGGCGATCGTCTATCTGATGCGCGAGCGTGCAACGGGGATCGAGCGCGCCGTCAAGGTGATTCACACCAAACACCTCGACGATGAGGAGGCGCTCGCGCGCTTCGATCGCGAGGCGCGCCTGGTTGCGCAGCTGCAGCATCCGAACATCGTTGCGACGCACTCCGTACGATGGATCGAAGCTGTGGGCTTCGGACTGGTGATGGATCACGTCCCGGGCCGCACGCTCAAACAGATGTTGCGCGACGGGCCCAAGATCGCATTCGATCAGGCCACGTGCATACTCAGCGACATCGCCGCTGCACTGAGCTTCGCGCACGAGCGGGGCATCGTGCACCGCGACGTCAAGCCTGAGAACATCTTCATCGACGAATCATCCGGCCGCGCGCTGCTCGCCGATTTCGGCATCGCGCGCTCGGTCAGCAACGACACGCAGCAACTGACGCTCGCCGGCGTCGCGATCGGAACGCCGACCTACATGGCGCCGGAGCAGATCGACGGATCGCTCGTCGATGGTCGCAGCGATCTCTACAGTCTCGGACTCGTCGGCTGGGAAATGCTGACCGGGCGGAGGCCGTGGGATGGCGAGACGTTGTACAACGTCATCTATCATCAGAAGCACGACCAGCTTGCGGCAATCGACGCACTGCGACCGGAAACGCCGGTGCGAATGGTGGCAGCGATCGAGCGACTGCTCGAGAAGTCTCCGGCCGACCGGTGGCAGTCCGCCGCGCAGTTCCGGGACGCGCTCATATCCGATGCACCGATCCCGCGCAGGCGTGAATTCGTAGCGCCCGCGCCGGATGAGACCATCGCCATGACGATCTCACCTGCGCACCAGGTTCGGAGCAGGATTCGTCGCGTCGCACCATTCGCGGCGATCGGCGCGGCGCTCGTGAGCGCGACGTTGCTGTTTGCGTGGCCCGTCTCGAACTGGGTGCCGCTCATCAGCGGCGGAAGCAGCGGTGCAACGCACGCCGCACCGAAGCATGCTGCCGCCGCTCCCGTACCTCATTCACCAGTTGGTAACTACGGCAGATACGACTCGGTCGGCGCTGGAATCGTACCTGCGGCCGGCGCAGCGCAATCGGCGAGCGATCCATCTGCAACCAACGTCGATTCAAGCGCAATCGCAGCCACGGCTGCGCACGACTCGAGCACGCTCAAGTCGACTCAAGCGCTTGCCGCGCCAAAGGGCGCAGCGACAGTACCGGAATCCGCAGCACAGGCGAACGTACCGACGACGATGCCGCTCCCCGCAGCGCCGGCGCCACTGCTCGTAGTGGCGAGTGGCCGCTCGACGATCGCGGCTGGTGGTGCACACACCTGTCTCATTGCGCTGGCAGGCGCTACCTATTGCTGGGGCGCCAACAGCAGCGGTCAGCTCGGCACGGGCACGTCGCAGGGTGCAGCGCCAACGCCGACGGCGGTTACCGGCAGCACGCACTTCTCCAGCATCTCCGCCGGTCTGTCGCATACGTGCGCGCTTGCACGCGGCACGGTCTACTGCTGGGGTAACAACGACCACGGACAGCTCGGCGACGGCACCCACGCGTCGCACGACACACCGATGCGTGCCGCACTGGCACGGTCGCTGACATCGGTCGTGAGTGGAGCGGGATTCAGCTGCGGTCTGGCAAGCGATGGCACCGCGTATTGCTGGGGCGCGGGAAACCGCGGTCAGATCGGAGATGGAGCCGCGAGCGAGCGAGTAACGCCCGAGAAGGTTGCCACGAACGTTTCGTTCGCGATGCTCGCGGCTGGATGGAACCACGTGTGCGGGTTGACCGAGGCCGGACGCGCGTACTGCTGGGGCGCGAACGACTCCGGACAGCTGGGTGACGGCACGATTGGCGATCACTCCAGTCCGACGCCGGTGCGAAGCGACGTTCGGTTCACGGCTCTGAGCGCGGGAAGCGCACACACGTGCGGCACCACGGCCAGCGGAGCCGCGTATTGCTGGGGCGACAATCAGTACGGCCAGTTGGGCGACGGCACGCATGGTACGCACTTCACTCCGACCGAAGTGAGCGGCAGCGCGCACTTCATTGCGTTGTCGGCGGGAAGCGTGCACACCTGCGCGTTGACGCGGAGTGGCGATGCATGGTGCTGGGGCCGCAACACGTACGGCCAGCTTGGCGACGGCTCCACGGTCACTCGCACGATACCAGTACCGGTTTCCGGTGGTCACGCATTCACGACAGTGAATTCGTTTGGATCACACACGTGCGGTACGACGGAGACCGGTGATCTCTTCTGCTGGGGTTACAACCTTGATGGACAGTTGGGCGACGGAACACGCGAGCATCGTCTCCGCCCGACGTACATCGAGAAACCAGCCTGAGAGCCTGATGCGCATGCGGCGTGAATCGCTCGCGTCGCGAGTCCACCAGTTCTGGATCGACTGCCGTGCTATCATGGCAATCGCTGCGCTTATCGCGTGCGGCGGCTCGACGGATTCGGTGGCGCCCGGCGGCGGCGGTGGTGGCGGTGGAGTTCAGATCGCCATCACGCCCAACGCTCCGTCGATCACAGTCGGCGCGCAGGCTACGTTGCAGGCGGAGGTACGCGGTGCGAATGGGCAGGTGATCTCCGGCGCGACCGTATTCTGGTCCAGCGCTGACACGAATGTCGTTACGGTGTCATCGGCGGGAGTCATTACCGGCAAGTCCGTCGGAAATACACAGATCGCAGCGAGTTCGAGCGGCGCCTCGGCTGTAGCGACGGTCACGGTTCAGCAGATCCCGGTCGCGTCGGTGGCTGTGCTTCCATCGGCGGCGACGCTCGTGATCGGTGGCACTGTCACCTTGCAAACCGTAGCATACGACGCGAATGCCAATCCTCTCAGCGGACGGTCGATCGTCTGGGCCAGCTCGGCGTCCCAGGTCGCGACGGTGGATGCATCGGGCAAGGTCACCGCGATCGCCGCCGGTACGGCAACGGTGAGCGGAACTGTCGAGGGGAAGACCGCATCTTCCGCGATCACTGTTACCGTTGTTCCCGTTGCAGCAGTTGCCGTTGTACCCGGATCTGCTGCGCTCGACGTGGGTGCATCCAAGGCGTTCAATGCAGTTGCAACGGATGCGAACGGTAACACGCTGACTGGGCGTCCCATCACGTGGGCGTCCGCGAATACGTCGATCGCAACTGTGAGTACTGCCGGTCTCGTCACTGGTACGGGTGCGGGCACTACGAATATCACCGCGACCGCGGAAGCCAGGACGGGAACGGCGCAGGTCGTTGTAACGGCGACGACACCGCCGCCACCGATTCCGGTGGCGTCGGTCGTGGTGGCTCCGGGAACCGCGAGCCTCAACATCCGTGGATCAATCACGCTTTCCGCAACATTGCGCGACGCGAACGGTGCTACTCTGTCCGGGCGCACGATTACGTGGTCCAGCAGTGCGACGACGATAGCGACCGTAACGAGCACGGGCGTCGTCAACGCAATAGCGCCCGGCTCGGCGACGATCACGGCGACCAGCGAGGGCAAGAGCGGAAGTGCGACGATAACCGTTCTGCCACCGGCGCCACCGTCGGTTGCATCAGTGACAATCCTTCCGAATGGTGCAACGATCGATTCCGGCAAGACGGTGACACTGACTGCTACAGTACGCGATTCTGCGGGTAACGCATTGAGTGGACGTCCTGTATCCTGGAGCAACAACGGGTCGTCGGTCGCAACGGTGTCACCAAGCGGTGTCGTCACCGGCGATACACTTGGATCAGCACCCATTACGGCCAGAAGCGATACGGCCAGCGCATCCGTAATTGTCACGGTACGCAGGGTGCCCGTTGCCTCCGTAGTAGTCGTTCCGAGCAGCGCGACTATACAGGTAGCCGCAACGGTGACGCTGACGGACACCACAAAAGACGCTTCAGGGAACGTGTTGGCTAATCGCCCAGTCACTTGGGTATCCAGCGCTCCGGCAATCGCATCTGTCGACGCGAGTGGAA
Proteins encoded:
- a CDS encoding multicopper oxidase domain-containing protein: MLSKSVMCVLALGTGSVSTAAWTARIREVARAPSHMQSVFALAGIVGSVLTARAPTSSAPAPLVQANSNIERAGVLHDGVLAVTLEAKESAFLIDGPHRPPMRIAAFAEPGKAPLMPGPFIRVPRGTQLRFSIRNSLGTPLTFLVPAALRGGPDRTGADDSVVVPAGDTKTVTTNATVPGNYGYRATTARGSSKKALMEGLLAGAIVIDTASKSEPAHDRVFVIMQTLDSAFAAYEDTAHAPIAVAPTEAGRVVFTINGRSWPNTDRIHATVGDSVHWRVINASSEIHPMHLHGFYYRVDAFSGPLADYQGRPQPGQHVVTQLMSPLSAMSITWSPDRPGNWLFHCHFAFHTEPNNSIPADTEDPQMRGMAGLVLGVEVASRPGMVAVREPNATRHLRLIAIADSSVHHAGRSDTLPAMRFMLEEHGRRIDTGRDFSPELDLTRGEPVSIMIVNHLAEPTSVHWHGIEVEDSYVDGVPGFSGDGKRLAPEIAPGDSFEARFTPPRSGTFMYHAHMDDLRQQAAGLEGALIVRDPGAAASPDDHVFFLKGQRFNPAHPLEINGEANPDTVVLHVGRVARFRLLNLSTQTPTPTVSLTAREVGAPSKSGDATIVRWRPVAKDGAALPAIAQALRPARLIISMGETYDFEFVPQHTGLLRLDVNSTPPPGIRAPPGLLIRVPIRVSN
- a CDS encoding transferrin receptor-like dimerization domain-containing protein, which codes for MRLISLPLVVSLAAIAAVPATPTTIAPSGDILGFTPASSRAEQEWETKFRALPSPARMRADMKRLTAYPHHVGSPYDKNNAEWLLKQFQDAGWDAHIEQFDVLFPTPKERKLEMISPTRFVAKLAEPPVPGDPTSSQTSQQLPPYNAYSIDGDVTGPLVYVNYGLPSDYDELARRGISVKGAIVIARYGRSWRGVKPKIAGEHGAVGCIIYSDPADDGYTQDDTFPVGPARAPYSVQRGSVMEMTLYQGDPLTPGVGATKDAKRLALKDVKVFTKIPVLPIGYADAKPLLSAITGDVAPRDWRGALPITYKIGPGRARVHLVVKSNWDIKPVYDVIGRLTGSTQPDQLVIRANHHDAWVNGADDPVAGLVAELEEMRALGALKKQGWNPKRTIIYAAWDGEEPAVLGSAEWAETHAADLSEHAVAYLNSDNSGRGYLSVSGSHILEKFINGVARDVIDPETGATLERRMRAAEVMRAPAARRDATRKRADLPIGALGSGSDYTTFLQHLGIPSMDLGFYGEGGRGSYHSAYDDFYWYTHFSDTSFVYGRALAQTTGMAVMRLADADVIPYDYTDLAETVQGYVGELKRLASGMAADAVEHNREVRDSTFILTTDPRNPMVAPTVEPDVPKLDFSALDSATAALTRAAAAYNTTFTHALDAATTSENFAALNTQLIKSEHMLTSDAGLPGRPWFKHLLYAPGVNTGYGVKTIPGVREAIEAKNWTLATSEMARVSAALNAEAALVTKATAELRR
- a CDS encoding DoxX family protein encodes the protein MTTPFIDVATASIGLLIVRVVFGLLMAAHGSQKLFGWFGGHGLAGTAGFFDSLGFRPGRFFATLASATEVTSGILLALGFLGPVGPALIISVMIVAAVSMHLKNGVFAANGGIEVPLLYGVVAAGLLLTGPGQYSLDAALGLGYLATPTLAWAALVVGVVGGIMNLFARRPVAA
- a CDS encoding MarR family transcriptional regulator, producing MTRTLQEEIRQTKPFPSRTAEALLSILRTATVLEHEQNEALRPHGITHTQYNVLRILQGAGKDGLCGREIAERLISKVPDVSRLLDRMDDMELVSRVRDAVDRRHVTARITPKGRRLLTQATPDLELIERKRCRHLDPRAVASLVSTLAEIREPA